From Brevibacillus marinus, a single genomic window includes:
- a CDS encoding efflux RND transporter permease subunit, which yields MISYIVKKRKITLLFFTMLLIIGALSFLQLPRQEMPEIVINIATVTTVYPGASPEKVEQTVTKILEEKINELQGLKAISSTSSLGVSSIVVEAENGVDPKQKWDELRKKVKDAEADLPEDAYQPIINDDVNRTFIQTFVITANTFDQLYSLRDTLENWKEQLRTIPNVADVTIQGLPEQEVRIAVDTHKLQQYGITWTQVMGAVQAENERAPLGDLDVGERTYQLTLAESRDVQDLANVVVSRSREGFPVYLKDVGEVTLTTEKITSRSYYNGKPSVSISINAEFGSDVPSLQQAVDEMIGSLKKTLPTWAEYHSIFTQNEQVQEMFGDLSREMLIAIVSVLLVCTLGLNLTTSLVVALAIPISLSVGMLFLPAMEISLNMITIAALIIVLGILVDDAVVVNDNIERRLSVLRERPFAAAVNGSREVSKSIITATLATIASFGPLFFLEGNVGQFIKPVPVIITSTMLASMAMSLTIIPIYRQWREERSKRSVDGYRKPAGLLGKQIAALTHWYANRLMPKVLAKPLRTGLIGVLIGTLAYGLIPFTPIQLFPPDDRAQFLINVRLPVGSSLEQTDRLINRLADWVRQQEGIKAVAAYAGGSAPKMFSGDTQVGEGMERGQLVVTVDPEKRDVGQTVEDWRERFREMFPEANVTPIQLEAGPPVGYPVVIRIYGDDLETLRTLSQQVKDSVARVPGTFDIQDDLGIDRYAIQFAVNQALMDEKMVSAAELSRTLRLISEGITVGEFDSGTDLIDIKLYADTAQIDPFTAFQRLTVTNALGQQIPLSEIVEIKPGFAIKSIPHRDLSRVVTVYSDVKGRTATEVMQELRPLVEQISFPDGYRWEVAGETSEQTDVFIDMGKLSVVVVFLIVILIAMQFYSLSLPLLVMSTVYLSSAGSLIGLFVTQTPLGFMSMMGVISLAGIVVRNGIVLIEFAEEARREGIELKQAVIHAGEARLRPILLTSMTAVAGLMPLALSGDPLFEPMAVTIISGLLFSTMLTLIVVPSFYMVLTQSKEKRRARRIARLGLDEPAGGIQA from the coding sequence GTGATTTCGTATATCGTCAAGAAGCGCAAGATAACCCTGCTGTTTTTCACGATGCTCTTGATCATCGGGGCGCTCTCCTTTCTGCAGCTCCCCCGGCAGGAGATGCCGGAGATCGTCATCAACATCGCGACGGTCACCACCGTCTACCCGGGCGCATCGCCGGAAAAGGTGGAACAGACGGTGACGAAAATACTGGAGGAAAAGATTAACGAGCTGCAGGGACTCAAGGCGATTTCCTCCACGTCCAGCCTCGGCGTCTCGTCGATTGTCGTGGAAGCGGAAAACGGCGTCGATCCCAAACAGAAGTGGGATGAGCTGCGCAAGAAAGTGAAAGACGCGGAGGCGGACCTGCCGGAGGACGCCTATCAGCCGATCATCAACGACGATGTAAACCGCACCTTTATCCAGACGTTTGTGATCACCGCGAACACGTTCGATCAGCTGTACAGTTTGCGCGATACGCTGGAAAACTGGAAGGAACAGCTGCGGACGATTCCCAACGTGGCGGACGTGACCATCCAGGGACTGCCCGAGCAGGAAGTGCGGATTGCCGTGGACACGCATAAGCTGCAGCAGTACGGCATTACCTGGACGCAGGTGATGGGGGCGGTCCAGGCGGAAAACGAGCGGGCGCCGCTGGGGGATCTGGATGTCGGCGAGCGGACGTACCAGCTGACGCTGGCCGAGTCGCGTGATGTGCAGGACTTGGCGAACGTGGTTGTCTCCCGGTCGCGGGAGGGCTTCCCCGTCTACCTGAAAGACGTGGGCGAAGTGACGCTGACGACGGAAAAGATCACCTCGCGATCTTACTACAACGGCAAGCCGTCGGTATCCATCAGCATCAACGCGGAGTTTGGCAGCGACGTGCCCTCGCTGCAGCAAGCCGTCGACGAGATGATCGGCAGCCTGAAAAAGACACTGCCGACGTGGGCCGAGTATCATTCCATTTTTACGCAGAATGAACAGGTTCAGGAGATGTTTGGCGATCTTTCGCGGGAAATGCTGATCGCCATTGTCTCTGTCCTGCTGGTCTGCACACTGGGCCTCAACCTGACCACTTCGCTTGTCGTCGCCCTGGCGATTCCGATTTCCTTGTCCGTCGGGATGCTGTTCCTGCCGGCGATGGAGATCAGCCTGAACATGATTACGATCGCCGCGCTGATTATCGTGCTGGGGATTCTCGTCGACGACGCGGTGGTGGTCAACGACAACATCGAGCGCCGCCTGTCCGTGCTGCGGGAGCGGCCGTTTGCAGCGGCGGTCAACGGGTCGCGGGAAGTATCGAAGTCGATCATCACCGCCACCTTGGCCACGATCGCTTCGTTTGGCCCGCTCTTTTTCCTGGAAGGAAACGTGGGGCAGTTTATCAAGCCGGTCCCGGTGATCATCACCAGCACCATGCTGGCTTCGATGGCGATGTCGCTGACGATTATTCCCATCTATCGGCAGTGGCGCGAAGAGCGCAGCAAGCGCAGTGTGGATGGCTACCGCAAACCGGCGGGGCTGTTGGGAAAACAGATCGCCGCCCTGACCCACTGGTATGCCAACCGGCTGATGCCCAAGGTGCTGGCCAAACCGCTGCGCACCGGCCTGATCGGGGTGCTGATCGGCACCCTCGCGTATGGCTTGATTCCGTTTACCCCGATTCAACTGTTTCCGCCTGACGACCGGGCGCAGTTTCTCATCAATGTGCGCCTGCCGGTCGGCAGCAGTCTGGAGCAGACGGACCGGTTGATCAACCGGTTGGCCGACTGGGTCCGCCAGCAGGAAGGGATCAAAGCGGTGGCCGCCTATGCCGGAGGAAGCGCACCCAAGATGTTCAGCGGCGATACGCAGGTGGGCGAAGGCATGGAACGGGGCCAGCTGGTTGTCACGGTCGATCCGGAAAAACGGGATGTCGGGCAGACCGTGGAAGATTGGCGCGAGCGGTTTCGCGAGATGTTTCCGGAAGCAAATGTGACCCCGATTCAGCTGGAAGCCGGTCCGCCGGTGGGATACCCGGTGGTGATCCGCATCTACGGCGACGATCTGGAAACCCTGCGCACGCTGTCGCAGCAGGTGAAGGACAGCGTGGCCCGCGTTCCGGGCACGTTTGACATCCAGGATGACCTGGGCATCGACCGCTACGCGATCCAGTTTGCGGTCAATCAGGCGCTGATGGACGAGAAAATGGTCTCGGCGGCGGAGTTGAGCCGAACGCTGCGGTTGATCAGCGAAGGGATCACGGTTGGTGAGTTTGACAGCGGTACCGATCTCATCGATATCAAGCTGTATGCCGACACAGCACAGATTGATCCCTTTACCGCGTTCCAGCGGTTGACGGTGACCAACGCGCTTGGCCAGCAGATTCCGCTGTCGGAAATCGTGGAGATCAAGCCGGGCTTCGCGATCAAGTCGATTCCGCACCGCGACCTGTCGCGGGTCGTAACCGTGTACAGCGATGTCAAAGGGCGCACCGCGACAGAAGTGATGCAGGAGCTTCGCCCGCTTGTGGAACAAATTTCGTTCCCCGATGGATACCGCTGGGAAGTGGCGGGGGAAACCTCGGAACAGACCGATGTGTTTATCGACATGGGGAAACTTTCGGTCGTCGTCGTGTTCCTGATCGTGATTCTGATCGCGATGCAGTTTTATTCGCTCAGTTTGCCGCTGTTGGTGATGAGCACGGTGTACCTCTCTTCGGCGGGCAGCCTGATCGGCCTGTTCGTGACTCAGACGCCGCTCGGCTTCATGAGCATGATGGGGGTGATCTCGCTGGCCGGGATCGTCGTCCGCAACGGGATTGTGTTGATCGAGTTTGCGGAAGAGGCGAGACGGGAAGGCATCGAGCTGAAGCAGGCGGTGATCCACGCCGGGGAAGCGCGGCTCAGGCCGATTTTGCTGACGTCGATGACGGCCGTCGCGGGGTTGATGCCGCTTGCGCTGTCGGGTGATCCGCTGTTTGAACCGATGGCGGTGACGATCATCTCCGGTCTGCTTTTCTCCACCATGCTGACGCTGATCGTCGTGCCCTCTTTTTACATGGTTCTCACGCAAAGCAAAGAGAAGCGCCGGGCGCGCAGGATCGCGCGTCTCGGCCTGGATGAGCCGGCCGGGGGCATCCAAGCATAA
- a CDS encoding aminopeptidase produces MIDPRISKLADILLDHSVRIQEREHLIIELRGEGEDLAKELVRKAYDRGAYPHVRIVKPAIQRELMMGTTAERAEVIKRWEEQIIRDCAAFIVIDGANNDSEMADVPVERRRIQQSVLKPLTDLLTNQRKWVLLNYPLPSKAQSANMSTEAFENFYFDVCTLDYKKMKAAFAPLKELMDQTDRVRIVGPGTDLTFSIAGIPNVVCAGEYNIPDGEIFTAPVRDSVNGTITFNTTTQYMNTRFDSVRLRFENGRIVEASANNTKRLNEILDLDEGARYIGEFALGVNPYILHPMNDILFDEKIAGSFHFTPGQAYQEADNGNRSIVHWDMVNIQRPEYGGGEIWFDDVLIRKDGLFVHEALLGLNPENLKS; encoded by the coding sequence ATGATCGATCCGCGAATCAGCAAATTGGCAGATATTCTGCTCGATCATTCCGTGCGCATTCAGGAACGGGAGCACCTGATAATCGAGCTGCGGGGCGAAGGGGAAGACTTGGCCAAGGAACTGGTGAGAAAAGCGTACGACCGCGGAGCGTATCCGCATGTACGGATCGTCAAACCGGCGATTCAGCGGGAACTGATGATGGGAACGACCGCGGAGCGGGCGGAAGTGATCAAACGCTGGGAAGAGCAGATCATCCGGGACTGCGCGGCGTTCATCGTCATTGACGGGGCGAACAACGACAGCGAAATGGCCGATGTGCCGGTTGAGCGGAGGCGCATCCAGCAAAGCGTGCTGAAACCGCTGACGGATCTGTTAACCAATCAGCGGAAGTGGGTGCTGCTCAACTATCCGCTACCGTCCAAAGCACAGAGTGCGAACATGTCGACAGAGGCGTTTGAAAATTTTTATTTCGACGTCTGCACCCTTGATTACAAGAAAATGAAAGCGGCGTTTGCACCGCTGAAAGAGCTGATGGATCAGACCGACCGCGTGCGGATCGTCGGGCCGGGCACCGATCTCACCTTCTCGATCGCCGGCATCCCCAATGTCGTTTGCGCGGGGGAATACAACATCCCCGACGGTGAAATTTTTACTGCGCCGGTGCGCGATTCGGTCAACGGCACGATTACGTTTAACACCACCACGCAGTACATGAACACGCGGTTTGACAGCGTGCGGCTGCGCTTTGAAAACGGGCGCATCGTGGAGGCTTCGGCCAATAACACGAAGCGGTTAAACGAGATTTTGGATCTGGACGAAGGAGCCCGCTACATCGGCGAATTTGCGCTGGGCGTCAATCCGTACATCTTGCATCCGATGAACGATATTCTGTTTGATGAGAAAATCGCCGGCAGCTTCCACTTTACGCCGGGGCAGGCGTATCAGGAAGCAGACAATGGCAATCGCAGCATCGTCCACTGGGACATGGTCAACATTCAACGTCCGGAGTACGGCGGCGGCGAGATCTGGTTTGACGACGTGCTGATCCGCAAGGACGGCCTGTTTGTTCACGAGGCCCTGCTCGGCCTGAATCCGGAGAACCTGAAATCTTGA
- a CDS encoding RluA family pseudouridine synthase, which translates to MAAQGWLEYVVAEQDEGLSVEQIVREKLAVSGRMLQRLTRSKGIRLNGKSPYLQRAVKKGDRIAVRIADKPGGGPPSRSRLEQREPRKQTLPVEILYEDEQLLVANKPAGLIVHPVRETDRDTLAGRLAGYFQARGESAVPHPVHRLDKDTSGAVLFAKSSYAHQLADKVLRTGQLHREYLALLCGNVEQESGTIRAAISRDGRHPTKRKLSDTGEPAVTHYEVLARGDDTTLVRIWLETGKTHQIRVHFASLGHPLVGDRLYGGTGDGFFRQALHAHRLSFPHPLHGTFVEVSAPLPDDFRACLQKAGKDVGQLPQI; encoded by the coding sequence GTGGCAGCGCAAGGTTGGCTTGAATACGTGGTGGCGGAACAGGATGAAGGGTTGTCGGTGGAACAAATCGTGCGGGAAAAGCTGGCCGTCTCCGGGCGGATGCTGCAGCGGCTTACCCGCAGCAAGGGCATCCGGCTCAACGGGAAATCTCCTTATCTGCAGCGAGCGGTAAAAAAGGGTGACAGGATCGCCGTCCGCATTGCCGACAAGCCGGGCGGCGGCCCACCCTCCCGGTCGCGCTTGGAGCAGCGCGAACCCCGGAAGCAGACCTTGCCGGTCGAGATTCTTTATGAAGACGAGCAGCTGCTCGTCGCCAACAAACCTGCAGGACTGATCGTGCATCCGGTGCGGGAGACGGATCGCGACACCTTGGCGGGCAGACTGGCCGGCTATTTCCAAGCCAGGGGTGAGTCCGCCGTCCCCCATCCGGTTCATCGGCTGGACAAGGATACGTCGGGAGCGGTGCTGTTCGCCAAGAGCAGCTACGCGCACCAGTTGGCGGACAAGGTGCTGCGGACAGGACAGCTGCACCGCGAATACCTTGCGCTTTTGTGCGGTAACGTAGAGCAGGAGAGCGGGACAATCCGCGCGGCGATCAGCCGGGATGGGCGGCATCCGACGAAGCGGAAGCTGAGTGACACGGGCGAACCGGCCGTTACGCATTACGAGGTGCTGGCGCGCGGAGACGATACGACTCTGGTGCGGATCTGGCTGGAGACGGGAAAGACGCACCAAATACGCGTCCATTTCGCCAGTCTCGGTCATCCGTTGGTGGGCGACCGCTTGTACGGCGGAACAGGGGACGGCTTTTTTCGGCAGGCACTCCACGCCCACCGCTTGTCTTTTCCCCATCCGCTGCACGGGACGTTTGTGGAGGTGTCGGCGCCGCTGCCGGACGATTTTCGCGCCTGCCTGCAAAAAGCGGGGAAAGACGTCGGACAGTTGCCGCAGATATAG
- a CDS encoding HD domain-containing protein, producing the protein MEKAEWLSEEKVFKDPVHRYVHVREKLIWDLINAREFQRLRRIKQLGTTFLTFHGAEHSRFNHSLGVYEIMRRILEMFEGRVELSRRDKLLCLCAALLHDVGHGPFSHSFEKVFRFDHEDWTRRILTGDTEINRLLRQVDEQFPLHVSEVIAKTYENKLIVSLISSQIDADRMDYLLRDAYYTGVNYGYFDIERILRVMRPHEEGVVIKLSGMHAVEDYIMSRYQMYWQVYFHPVTRSAEVVLRKIFQRAKHLYQQGYAFGMEPRHFHPFFQERISLQDYLALDESVVFFYMHQWREEADEILSDLCRRFLDRNLFQYVELDPRDFLEVEEIKKLFADAGIDPMYYVEVDSTSDLPYDFYRPGEEQERIPIMLLMPNGQLLELSRKSEIVEAISGKRRFDYKLYFPMDVVLALPDHLSGPIRDRLGVMQNV; encoded by the coding sequence ATGGAAAAGGCAGAATGGTTAAGCGAGGAAAAGGTGTTTAAAGACCCGGTGCACCGCTATGTGCACGTGCGGGAAAAACTGATCTGGGATCTGATTAACGCCCGCGAGTTTCAACGCCTGCGCCGCATCAAACAACTGGGCACAACGTTTCTGACTTTTCATGGCGCCGAGCACAGCCGCTTTAACCACTCGCTGGGCGTCTACGAGATTATGCGCCGGATTCTCGAGATGTTTGAGGGGCGTGTCGAGCTGTCGCGGCGGGACAAGCTGCTTTGTTTGTGTGCCGCACTCCTGCATGATGTAGGGCACGGGCCGTTTTCCCACTCGTTTGAGAAAGTGTTTCGCTTCGACCACGAGGACTGGACCCGCCGCATCCTCACCGGCGATACCGAGATCAACCGGCTGCTGCGGCAGGTTGATGAACAGTTTCCGCTGCACGTATCCGAGGTGATCGCCAAGACCTATGAAAACAAGCTGATTGTCAGCTTGATTTCCAGCCAGATCGACGCCGACCGGATGGATTACCTGCTGCGTGACGCGTACTACACCGGGGTGAACTACGGCTACTTTGACATCGAACGCATCTTGCGGGTGATGCGGCCGCACGAGGAGGGCGTGGTCATTAAGCTGAGCGGCATGCACGCGGTCGAAGATTACATCATGTCCCGCTATCAGATGTACTGGCAGGTCTACTTTCACCCGGTGACGCGCAGCGCGGAAGTCGTGTTGCGCAAAATATTCCAGCGGGCCAAGCATCTCTATCAGCAGGGATACGCTTTTGGCATGGAACCGCGTCACTTCCACCCGTTTTTCCAGGAGCGGATCAGCTTGCAGGACTATCTGGCGCTGGATGAGTCTGTCGTCTTCTTTTACATGCACCAGTGGCGGGAAGAAGCGGACGAGATATTGTCGGACCTTTGCCGACGGTTTCTCGACAGGAACCTTTTCCAGTACGTCGAATTAGATCCCAGGGACTTCCTCGAGGTGGAGGAGATCAAAAAACTGTTTGCCGACGCCGGGATTGATCCGATGTACTATGTAGAAGTAGATTCCACATCCGATCTGCCGTACGACTTTTATCGGCCAGGGGAAGAGCAGGAACGGATCCCGATCATGCTGCTGATGCCGAACGGGCAGCTGCTGGAGCTGTCCCGCAAATCGGAAATTGTGGAGGCGATCAGCGGGAAGCGCCGGTTTGACTACAAACTCTACTTTCCCATGGATGTCGTGCTGGCGCTGCCGGATCACCTGTCTGGCCCGATTCGAGATCGTCTAGGAGTGATGCAAAATGTTTAG
- a CDS encoding efflux RND transporter periplasmic adaptor subunit: MNKRFLATIGAAAMVALSACSSQPASEALQETKVVTVAPVSREQAVRVVELSGTLQPNEEVLVGFEIPGRIVDLKLEEGDQVTAGQLLAQIDASDYRLQLARANESVQQAEASLAQVKNGAQQQEIVQAKAAVDKAQVAFAQAKSDFERIEKLYQAHAVSQNDYENARNRMVIAEKDLLTAQQAYSLVTQGARSEVREQTQSAYELAVLAREQAALTLSKTELRAPISGTVIAKLAAPGELINVGTPVYRIGDVDPLKVVLPVPDREIAAWQRGDTVTLSLYGATREGIVTNILPAANQNTGTISVEVSVPNPDRDWYVGQVVTAKRTITGNEGIYVPVEAVLSRGEETPHVFLFRDGKAVKTPVTLGQLFDNKLHITSGLKEGDLLIVKGADRLFDGDQVEAAGGN; the protein is encoded by the coding sequence ATGAACAAGCGTTTTCTCGCCACGATCGGGGCGGCTGCCATGGTGGCCTTGTCCGCGTGCAGCAGCCAGCCAGCGTCAGAAGCGCTGCAAGAGACAAAAGTGGTAACGGTAGCCCCGGTGAGCCGGGAACAGGCCGTGCGGGTTGTCGAGCTGTCCGGCACGCTGCAGCCCAACGAAGAGGTGTTAGTCGGCTTTGAGATACCGGGACGGATCGTCGACTTGAAGCTGGAGGAGGGCGATCAGGTCACGGCAGGGCAGTTACTTGCGCAAATCGACGCCAGCGACTACCGGCTGCAGTTGGCCCGGGCCAATGAAAGCGTGCAGCAGGCGGAAGCTTCGCTTGCGCAGGTGAAGAACGGCGCGCAACAACAGGAGATCGTCCAGGCGAAGGCGGCGGTCGACAAGGCACAGGTCGCGTTTGCGCAGGCAAAGAGCGACTTCGAGCGAATCGAGAAGCTGTACCAGGCACATGCGGTGTCGCAAAACGACTACGAAAACGCGCGGAACCGGATGGTTATCGCCGAGAAGGATTTGCTGACCGCCCAGCAGGCCTACTCGCTGGTCACCCAGGGAGCCCGTTCGGAAGTGCGCGAACAGACGCAATCTGCTTATGAATTGGCCGTACTGGCCCGCGAGCAGGCGGCTTTGACCCTGTCCAAAACGGAGCTGAGAGCGCCGATTTCCGGGACGGTCATCGCCAAACTGGCCGCACCCGGGGAATTGATTAATGTCGGTACGCCTGTCTACCGGATTGGCGACGTCGATCCGCTAAAAGTGGTGCTGCCGGTGCCGGACCGGGAGATCGCCGCCTGGCAGCGGGGGGATACGGTGACCCTGTCGCTGTACGGCGCGACCCGCGAAGGGATCGTCACCAATATCCTGCCCGCCGCCAATCAGAACACGGGCACCATCAGCGTCGAGGTCAGCGTGCCCAACCCGGATCGCGACTGGTATGTCGGCCAGGTGGTGACGGCCAAACGGACGATTACAGGGAATGAAGGTATTTACGTGCCGGTTGAGGCGGTGCTCAGCCGCGGCGAAGAAACGCCGCACGTCTTTTTGTTCCGAGACGGAAAAGCGGTGAAAACCCCGGTGACGCTGGGACAACTGTTTGACAACAAGCTGCACATTACCAGCGGGTTAAAAGAGGGGGACCTGCTGATTGTCAAAGGGGCGGACCGCCTGTTTGACGGTGATCAAGTCGAAGCAGCAGGAGGGAACTAA
- a CDS encoding 1-aminocyclopropane-1-carboxylate deaminase/D-cysteine desulfhydrase codes for MKVIETPLQFLPRLSELMGREIWIKRDDLNGDILTAGNKKRKLAYLLADAKQRGADTILTTGGPNSNHARATAAASIQMGFTPVLVLAGRAPDARRGNYLLNSLMGVEMKFSGARTQEEMEAALADFADQLAQQGKRPYVIGVGGSNGLGSLGYLDAYEEMRRQAEQAGIRFDWLFAAAGSGGTLAGLIYGRDLARDQTRIVGISPWLKEEKIRQQIDRCLAELDRLAERKRTEQTGLGYQVSDAYLGKGYGVPTESGMEALRLLAQTEAILLDHVYTAKAMAGCLDFIRRGTVKPGEKVLFWHTGGAPGLFVLE; via the coding sequence ATGAAGGTGATCGAGACGCCGCTGCAGTTTTTGCCGCGGCTCAGCGAGCTGATGGGGCGGGAGATCTGGATCAAACGCGACGACCTGAACGGAGATATCCTGACGGCGGGAAACAAAAAGCGGAAGCTGGCCTATCTGCTGGCCGACGCGAAACAGCGGGGGGCCGATACGATCCTCACGACGGGAGGGCCCAATTCCAACCACGCGCGGGCTACTGCGGCAGCGTCCATTCAGATGGGCTTCACGCCGGTGTTGGTGCTGGCCGGTCGCGCGCCGGATGCCCGGCGGGGCAACTATCTGCTGAACAGCCTGATGGGAGTCGAGATGAAGTTCAGCGGCGCGCGCACGCAGGAGGAGATGGAGGCGGCTCTGGCCGACTTTGCCGATCAATTGGCGCAACAGGGTAAACGCCCCTATGTGATCGGAGTAGGGGGCTCGAACGGGCTCGGTTCGCTCGGCTATCTCGATGCCTACGAAGAGATGAGGCGGCAGGCGGAGCAGGCAGGCATCCGATTTGATTGGCTGTTTGCCGCTGCCGGCTCCGGCGGAACGCTGGCCGGATTGATTTACGGACGCGACCTGGCGCGGGATCAGACGCGGATCGTCGGCATTTCCCCCTGGTTGAAAGAGGAGAAGATCCGGCAGCAGATCGATCGCTGCCTGGCCGAGTTGGACCGGCTGGCCGAGCGGAAAAGAACGGAGCAAACCGGATTGGGCTACCAGGTCAGCGACGCGTACCTGGGGAAAGGCTACGGCGTTCCCACTGAATCGGGGATGGAGGCGCTCAGACTGCTGGCCCAGACGGAGGCGATTTTGCTCGATCACGTGTATACTGCAAAAGCGATGGCTGGCTGTCTGGACTTTATCCGCAGGGGAACGGTGAAACCGGGGGAAAAAGTGCTGTTTTGGCATACGGGTGGTGCGCCGGGGCTGTTTGTCCTGGAGTGA
- a CDS encoding YwgA family protein, with protein MFRGHAKILRLVELLGEVTGRKKLHKMVYIAKKMQIDFDERFQFHMYGPYSEELTVRVDELCSLGLLDEQKESKGAIELYRYTVNELGREFLRQRHVDLGGGEELLLRLNEENSRFLELVSTILFFDYLPYDEMKAKVFTLKSKQRYSEEEFHKAVEFIAEIRQIHKQ; from the coding sequence ATGTTTAGGGGACACGCCAAAATTTTGCGCCTGGTCGAACTGCTTGGCGAGGTTACGGGTCGCAAAAAGCTGCACAAAATGGTTTACATAGCAAAGAAAATGCAGATCGATTTCGATGAACGGTTTCAATTCCACATGTATGGACCGTATTCCGAGGAACTGACGGTACGGGTGGACGAGCTGTGCAGCCTGGGGCTGTTGGATGAGCAGAAGGAGAGCAAGGGAGCAATCGAACTGTACCGCTATACGGTTAACGAGCTGGGACGCGAATTTCTGCGGCAGCGGCATGTTGATCTGGGCGGCGGGGAGGAGCTGCTGCTTCGGCTGAATGAAGAAAATTCCCGCTTCCTGGAGCTGGTGTCGACGATTCTCTTCTTTGATTACCTGCCGTACGACGAGATGAAGGCAAAGGTGTTTACGTTAAAGAGCAAGCAGCGCTACAGCGAAGAGGAGTTCCATAAAGCAGTGGAGTTCATTGCAGAGATCCGCCAGATACATAAGCAATAA
- a CDS encoding copper amine oxidase N-terminal domain-containing protein, whose translation MKKGVYAALSVVLAVGLLVPAAAAEETVAEETSAAEAVTADAAEKETSAVEATAGDGSAEETTAADSSAVGTNAVETTAAEAGAMETGTAESANHESAAEASAAEASAHESAADTSASDIRVQVDGKLIAFPDAQPYLDPVTNRTMVPVRFVSEALGATVGWDPVKKKVRMEREGSIAVLVVGQRRVDVDDLTFRMDANAVIRDGRTFVPLRFVAEALNQEVNWNEEEKLVTITPLPPKQPDPTLMLHDPVAYAFMDEFYNSLRIEGNAVVGKMPKFPKDHALMIKYKDFINGEWEYSEYDIDERLDKKYKSGDNIRIPHSIKGGYILLAVFLKGKGLGAIRIEVPSLQAKWGIERPL comes from the coding sequence ATGAAAAAAGGGGTTTACGCTGCACTATCTGTTGTCCTCGCAGTTGGGCTGCTGGTGCCCGCCGCGGCGGCTGAGGAGACTGTTGCGGAAGAGACGAGTGCGGCGGAGGCGGTGACGGCGGACGCAGCTGAGAAGGAGACAAGCGCGGTGGAAGCGACAGCGGGGGATGGGAGTGCGGAGGAAACAACCGCGGCGGATTCGAGTGCGGTAGGGACAAACGCGGTGGAAACAACCGCGGCGGAGGCAGGCGCGATGGAGACAGGCACGGCGGAGTCGGCTAATCATGAATCGGCTGCGGAAGCATCAGCCGCGGAAGCGTCGGCACATGAATCGGCTGCGGATACGTCGGCTTCGGACATTCGCGTGCAGGTGGACGGGAAGCTGATTGCGTTTCCCGACGCCCAGCCATACCTTGATCCGGTTACGAATCGCACGATGGTGCCGGTGCGGTTTGTCAGCGAAGCGCTGGGTGCGACGGTGGGGTGGGATCCGGTAAAGAAGAAGGTAAGAATGGAGAGAGAAGGCTCTATTGCTGTACTTGTAGTCGGTCAACGGCGGGTCGATGTTGATGACTTGACGTTTCGGATGGATGCTAATGCAGTCATTCGGGATGGGCGTACTTTTGTCCCTTTGCGGTTTGTTGCCGAGGCACTTAACCAGGAAGTGAACTGGAATGAAGAGGAGAAACTTGTTACGATCACACCTTTGCCGCCAAAGCAGCCAGATCCTACCCTCATGCTTCATGATCCTGTCGCGTATGCATTTATGGACGAATTCTACAACAGCCTGAGAATCGAAGGTAACGCAGTAGTTGGGAAGATGCCCAAATTTCCAAAAGACCATGCTTTGATGATTAAATACAAAGATTTTATTAACGGCGAATGGGAGTATTCTGAATATGATATAGACGAAAGGTTGGACAAAAAATATAAATCTGGTGACAACATTAGAATTCCACACTCTATTAAAGGCGGATACATTTTACTAGCTGTATTTCTGAAAGGGAAGGGGTTGGGGGCTATACGCATTGAAGTGCCGTCACTACAGGCTAAGTGGGGTATCGAGCGTCCATTATGA